ATATAAGGAATATCCAAATAGAGACCCTATATGAAGTTGTTAGATGAGCTTGCTGCCCCAAAggagacataataataataataataataatgcatacTAAGAAGGTAGAGTCAAAAGAGAGAACTTATTAAAGGAGTACAGCATCTTTCTTGCATGTATCTTTTCCCAAAAGATATTCTAGAGTCCAGAGGATTTTAGTCCAGATCAGGGAAATAGAGAAATCCTTTGAGATTTGTTCAAGGCACCAAACCCTAGGAAGCCATGGAAGccccaaatgaaaaatcaaacaaaccaaaataagatgaaatatcCCAGATTTCCAAGATGACTTACTTACCCCTTTGAATTTTGCCAGAACATGGACGGTGTTCTTGATGGTGTCTGTGGGGACGATGTCAGAGTTGTCTCCAAGGAGGTAATCTTTCTTGGTACTCAAAGTGAGCTGGACCGATGCTGCCACTTCCTTAATGGTGTGGTATTTGCCATCTCGTTGGATGTGGAGAACTCTGACCATATCCTTTCCATACCCGGTACGTACAAATTCCACGTCCCTGTTCTACAGTGAAAACAAATTCATTTCAAATTCATTAGATGACTGACATCTCAGGATGTCAGACAATCCCTAAATTAGATGAGGCTTTAGTTCTTAACTGAGTTTTGCTTTTGTATTGCCAGTCCTTGGAATGGAGACAGGAACATAGTAGGTCTTTATAAAATGCTCGTTGATGATTGATGATAATTTGTTCAAGCCAGATTCTCATACAATGAATAACAAAGGGTAAAATTCAGTATATCTATGAAAGTGTTATACATAGACATTAGTTAGGAATGGGGCCAGGTGTTCTGACTTCCCTGCCATAGGAAACTCCTTGATAAGAAATCTCTTTCTACCAATGAAGGGTAGCAGCaattctgcaatttataattttagaaagttgCTTATAacctgtttgtgcaaaaatatttatagtacctctttttgtggtggcaaagaattagatattgagggaatgtccatcaactggaaaatggctaagcaagttgtggtatatcaCTGTAATGGACTactgtgctatatgaaatgatgtggATAATTTGAGAAAGAtccagaaagacctacatgaactgatgcaaagaagtgagcagaaccaggaaaatattgtacatagtaatactGTAGATGAAATttatgaatgacttggctattcctaacaatacagtgatccaagaaaattctcaaggactcatgatggaaaatgccatctgcctccagagaaagatctgataGAGAATGAATACAGACCAAGATGTactatatttcatattatctcttcacttttgtttgtttgagttctctttgacaaaaggactaatatagaaaaatgttttacactattacacatgtaaagtCTGTATCAGATTACTTGTCATTTTGggtagggggaaaggaaagagggagggagagtgagaatttgactcaaacttaaagaaaatgaaagttaattgtttttcatgtgattgagttaaaaataaaatattagtaaaaaatatttgagagtttcctagagcactagttgcctggggtcacatagccaacatgtgtcagaggtagaatcCAAATTGTTTTGACTCCAAGTTTTTTTCTCTAACTACTATGTCATTCAATGAGGAAAAGTCTCCAAAAACTCAATTTATATTTACTAGTCTATATGCAAAgagaaaagtttttctttttaaaatttctgtttttcAGAATGTAATATTGGATAACAATTAGATACCAAGATGAACAAATACCACTACAGAGGAAGTTTCCATTAATATCTAATGCAATTTTGACCGAGTCATTGTCCAAATCAATACATTGCATTGGCCCCCTATTCTAGAATCTGATATTTActcttctgtttggtttttaaagctcttcacaattcCCTTCCCTCTATCTTTGTAGACCCACCGTATATTACTCTCCTTGCCACATTCTGTGGTCCTGCCCAACTAGCCTCTTCCTCACACTGCACTGGCCAACATTCATTCCAAGTAGGCATTCTTACGTCTCTTCTGACATGGAGAATCACTTACTTCCTTTGCTCAAGTACTGTCTTCTACATGAAGTCTATCCTAATTCTTTCCAATAGGCACTATGGTGCAGTGCATAAGATACTGGCCCTAGAGGCTagaaaacttgaatttaaatccaatcctaccttctgcatgccttggtttccttacctacaaaatgaaattaataataacattttcctcacagagttgtgaagagcaaatgagataagatttgtaaagcgcttagcacagtgcctggcacatagtaggtgctacatgaatgtttcctttccccctctaaaagaccatgtattttattttgtcattattctCCATATACTTATATCTCTCTTCGTTTCTCAATGGACTGCTCTCCTGGATTTCATCATTGTCCCCAGAAACTCATCTTTCTTCA
This Gracilinanus agilis isolate LMUSP501 unplaced genomic scaffold, AgileGrace unplaced_scaffold38049, whole genome shotgun sequence DNA region includes the following protein-coding sequences:
- the LOC123255030 gene encoding uricase-like; amino-acid sequence: NRDVEFVRTGYGKDMVRVLHIQRDGKYHTIKEVAASVQLTLSTKKDYLLGDNSDIVPTDTIKNTVHVLAKFKGIRTIETFAMDICEHFLSSFNHVNRAKVYIEEAPWKRLEKNGVEHVHAFINTPTGTHFCEVEQYRN